The Ptiloglossa arizonensis isolate GNS036 chromosome 2, iyPtiAriz1_principal, whole genome shotgun sequence sequence AAACTTTGTTATtcaattcttcaatttttaagGTTAATGTAGACAGTTCGGCGTTAAGCGcgtctctttctgcgttacgACGCGATAATTCCCACTGAAGTTGTTGTATTTCACCTATAAAAACAAAGCGCgttcaattaattttcacaaACATAAGACTGTACATACTGATGATACTTGTTAAAATGAAATGCGATGTATCGCTAATAAGTATTCAAAAATGTACCGTCTTTTTGCTTCGATTGTGcttgcaaattttcaaatatggaAGTACTACTCGATCCCGCTCTAATACTGTCGATCCTGTCTAATACTGTCGCGCACCTTTCAGTAGAATCTTCGGTAACAGAATCGCACaactaaaattgaaataagTTAAActtcataaaaattaaaaaattaatcatcGTGTGTATAGTATATTACCGGCCAGACACTATTTGTTGGATTCACAGAGTCTTCTTCTATAGCGGTGTTAGAGCTGAGTTGCTCGTTACAATCAATGTTTCGTTGTTGCTCCGATATCGCACGATTTTTCCTCTTTTCTGCGTCTGTAGCTGCTTTCTCAACAGCAAGCTTGTTTTGTAATGCCTCAATCTCTCTGTTCAACTCCATTATTTGCGAAGAATGTGATTGTTCTAGTGATTCTATAGTTTGTCGATACCTGACGAAGCAACATCGATACGCattaaaattatcacaatttaaGTTTTTGCTCAGTCGAGATCAAAATGATAATTGCAGAAGAAAGGAGTACTTTCTTTGATTCACGAGCAATTTTCACAGTGATCCATTTTtaataaatcgaatcgaatcgaatcgaatcgaatcgaatcgaatcgaatcgaatcgaatcgaatccttTAAAAGCGAAGTTAATGCGAAATTTTCTTACCGAACATTCTGTTCCATTAGCTTCTCCTTTTCTATTATTAATTCATCATACGACTTCTGCAGTAGTGTCCTTTCAAATTCTTTACCTGCAAGTTTTGATTCTAATTgagatatttttgaatttacaTTAATATTCTCTTCTTTTAAATAGCGTTCCATTTCCAATAAATTTTCCACTTTTGTCTGCAATTCGATATTCTTTCCCGATAACACCTTTTCCTGCTTCATAAAGCTATTGGACTTGTGTGTCAGATTTGCTTGAAGCTGTTCCAATTGTCTTAATAATGGTTTTGTGGCCATCGATACCAATTGCGAGAGTTCTTCGCTTCTGGCTTCGGCAGCTTCTAAGCGTTCCAGCAATTGACTATTCTCATATTTGTGGAACTTTTCCTTTCTAAACATTAAAGAAAACAAAACCAAGCCAATAGCATTAGTGATCATTTTATTGGAGAACTATTACGGATACCATTACATCTCTAAGATACTTACTTAACGCACGTTTCCTCCGATTCTCGTAATTTAACTTTCAATTCTTCTACTTGTGCAAGAAGCTGACACGATTCTCCGGCACTATTTGTCGCATCTTTTAATTCCGCTTCTGTCGCTGCTAAAAGTTTCTTTGTTTCCGCCAGGTCTCTAAAATATAGCAACTCGTTGATTAAGATTGCTGTCATTGGAAAAGACAAACGAAATTTGAACTTAACGAAAATTTTGTCTTATTTTCATGGGAATAAATTGTGAGAAACATATAATGTGTGAATTACTGCcacgaaaaaaaatacacatctaaAAATTCAGCGGGACTAACACGACCACTTCTAAGGGATTACCGTAATTGCAATTCCAAGAAATTTGTTAAATCGTTTTACTCACATTTTCGCAGCGTCTAAACTTTTTTTATAAACATCCACCTTTTGCAGAGCATAATCCAACTTGTCTTGTAACGTCAGAatgtcttttttttgttttttcgttttcgcTGTCAACGTATGAACAGCCTCTATTTGAGATCGTTCAACTTCTTCTTTTGCGTGCAATAATCTTTTCAATCGTTCCAGTTCCGAAATCTGCTCTTCTATTTGTTCTCTGTAATCGTtccgtattaaaatattatcatcatcaaggtaaaattaaatacaaatgttattgttcatttttttgtttttacaaaAACCGTAATCTACGTACGTACTTTTGACTCTTTATTAAagcatcgttttctttttccttcactcgtaattttttaataatattactatGCTGAAGCTGTTGTTTGCTCAACTTTTCTCCTTCCTCTCTAAGCTCCTTAATGGTTTCGTCTTTCTCGGCGCTCAGAGTAAACATTTCTTGAGAGGATAAACGTGTAGCTGCTTCCACTTTTAACTGTTCCAGGTTTTTTCTCAATGAATCTCGTTCTCGTATTGCTTGctgaaattttctttctaatGCGGACAATCGTTGAGTATATTCGTCAGCGATTTGATTTAAATGTTGACTTTGTTCTGcatgtttttcaaaattatcgagCTGTCTGTATAAAATATAGAAGTAAATTAACACAATGagtaaaaattacaaaagaacGAATCGATATCACCTGTCACGCATGTCATGTACAAGTATAAAACGTACTTCTTTAAATTGCTATTTTGCTCGTGTAATTCCATATTCATTCTGCTCACGTCGAGAAGCTTTGATTCTCTGGCTTCTAATATTTCCGTCATCTCCTGTACGCGCTTTAACAATGTCTCGATCTCCAGGTTTCCTTCATCAGACTCCACACTAATTTCGCTCAATTCTCTTGAATGTCCTCTAGCTTTTAAAGTTTTCGTCAAAAGATCGCTACCTTTCGCTGATTGCAACTTTGACAGACTCTGTCGTGACTGCGTTGGGCTCGAATCACCATTTGggcttttttacaaaaaattattgtttgtcaTAAAGCTCAAAACTATGAGAtagttgtataaaaaaaaacacaaacacGTACACCCACACGCACCGCGTATGTAGAGACAAAATAAAGCGAGAGCTACGAAACTACATCTAGTTACTAGTTCATAATCGTACCTATACCTGGATATGATTTCAATGTCGCTCGAAGTTGTCGTTTCTAATTCATCCCCACTAGTGTGACCACTCGTTTGGTCTGAACCAATTTTAACTAAATCAAACCTACTGTAACAAATAAGATGAAATTTATGCCATTTGTATGGGTATGCAGTAAACTATGTAATTATTTTATGCTTTAACAGAACATGTATTTCTATCAAATACCTTTCCGAGGAAATAGGCGAATTCTCTCGAGCCATATCTGTGACCTGTCCTTCGATTTCTATGTTCTCACTTTTTTCGATCATCGCATCCGCTAACATTGTCTTGACGTACGAACTAGCTGTTAAAGGTGTCTCTAAAATTTTTCCTTCCGTTTTATGAAGTAGCGATGGGTTATCCTCTGAACTGCTTTCGATTAAGGTTCCCTCGCAACTCGAATCTGTTAACATTACAGGTTGATCCACGACTTCCAGCGTATCCGACTTTAATGGATGCGGTAACACAATTTCATCGGCAGGATACCGTTTCGATTCCGGTTCCGCTGGTTCTATAGTAGAGTTTATCAGCCGACCGAAACTTTTTCGATCTGTTTCGGACCTTCTGCCCGTTCCATCAAGATATTCAGTCAATTTACGAATAGGTTGTGTGGTGATTGCTTCGATTGACAAATGTAAATTATGTTTCTCTTTCAGGGTATCTAGGCTTAGATTTAAACCCACATCTGTACAACTTTTCATCAAAGCTTGTTTGTCATCCGAACAGGAATCATGCATCTTTCCACTTGAGGAAATGTTAGCGGAAATATCAATTATACCTTTGGTTTGCTCCTTCTGCTgaaatgtttccaatattgttgTGACTGTACTTTCTGAAGCAGAAGTATAAGAATCTTCGGCTAAACTCACTTCGTCTGGTTCATCCGGATAGGGTATTACTTCCACGTTTTCCGATGTGAAAGATTTCATATTGTACCCACCAGACGTTGATAAGGTTTTGTTTAAATATGAACTAGTTTCTCCCGGGTATGTTCCCGTCGATGGTGTACTATCCAAGCTGCTCGTACATGATTCGTCGCGTGATGTCTTCGCTTCCTCCACCGGAGATTCGTACGGGGAAATATCGGAAGACGACGAATATGTCtgatttccttctttgtttctgatTTGTGCAACACTGCTATCTTCCCAGCAAGGTGTCACTGAATCACCCCTGTCCAATATGGAAGATGATTCAGTGCGTCTTGGATCTATAGGAGACAGATACGGACTACTATCGCTTTTCCAATCCCCCAAAATTTCTACAGAACTCGGAGACGTAACTGGACTGTCTGGTAATATCTCTACCGATTCAGAATTCATTTTAGCACCTGTAGCAGAAGGACTTGCAGAATTACTAAGGGAATTACCATCCGACTCAGGTGTTGTAGTGCAATCTGTATTGGACCGAGATCCAAGAATCTCAACACTTTCCAAACTCTTCTTATCATTTTCAGATGACATGTACGACATTCTATCCAACACGTGACCATCACTACTTGAATTACTCTCATAAATTTCCATCTTGTCAGATTCTGGTTTACTGTTTTGATCGTGTGTAACAATAATGTCCTCATCAAATGATTGTACGATCCAGTCGTACTTTTCCATGTTGCTACTTGGACTATGTTTCATCTTGTCAGGCATGTTAGAAGTTGCGTTCTCCGAAACAATTTTGTCCAACGGATCGGATGGCTTCAATGAGTCAGGAGAGGTACTGGTAATATCTTGAGAAGGATCATTTGGGATTTCGACAACAGTGTCTTTTTCTTTACCATCTTTACTCGTACATTTTGAATCACTCTGTAGGCTTGAACTTTTACTTTTGAAATTCTCTGGGAGGGACGATGAATATTTAAGTTTggttttttgttcatttccaatGGATGTACTTTGCAAAGATTTGGAATGTGTAATACGATTTTGACCATTTTCCTCTTCATTAAATTTTGGAGATTCAAAGAAAGATCCAGTAAAACTGCCCCATATGCTGCTTGTTGCTTCTTGTTTAGAATCCTTGTTTTTAGGATGACGATCTACATCTTCATCATTTTTCAATCCCCAGGATGAAAAAAAGTCAGATGTATCCTCTGTACAACCCTCTACCAATTTTTGATCTTCGTCTTTGATATCCAATGCTTTGTCAATAGTTTTTTGGGCTTCTTTCAAAGCAGACTTGGCCAAATTGGCAAACCCAGTGGCATCAAACCAGCTCATTCTTTGTTGTATCTAAAATTAAAACGAGAATGGGCAAAAGTGAATGATAATAGCGCTAAACTTATGAATAGAATACTTTCGTTGATCATCGATCTTGATAACGAGTACATCACATATAAAGGATCCATGAAACGAAAGTAACTTACGTTGCATATTAACGCACCAAAgctgaataaaaaattgttcttctGAGAACGCAAAATATACGATATTTAGAGGTTAGAATATTCGTGATGATGCATATACTATATGCAACTACATTATTTTGCATAATCTACAAAGAACTGTAAATTCACGTAGTCATTCGGGAAAGAACTGTAGAAAAGGTGAAGTGGGTAAAGTAAACGGGATGAAACGCAAAGGAAGGTTGTTTGTCGCATCTTCGTTTTAAAAAACTTATGGTCACAGTAGAACTATTGAAAGGTGCAGGTCCTCCGAAACAGATCAACTGTCATTTACTATATCTTGTTatcaattgaatttttaattattaaattaaatagaacttttaacgtcGAACAAACATTTGCACATCCAAAACATGTTTAATTGACTAAAACGAGAGCGATAGCAGTAGCGACACGTCACGTATAAACTCTCTGTTACTTTCAATCTTTCACGTCTTGCAGGATAAAGAAGAATACAAGATCCAAAAAGTCATAGATGTCAGACGCACTGATACCAGAAAACGCATCCCGTTCTGCTTGGCGCCATATTGAATTTCTCCCACCACTACATCACACTATTATGAGCTGCCTGTACGTGAGCTCGGTCTTCAGCAGCTTCAGCAAATTGAGAAAGAAGGTGAGTACGAGGCTGTCTCTCTCGTTCTCAAAAGTATCTGACAGAGTACAACTTGACAActgattgtataaaatatttttgatgaTTAATGAACAACATCTGATCTTTTCTTACGTATTAACATGGTTATGTTATGGTTcagtttctaaatatttatttctttaattaattcttttcaGGCAAGACTGTTTCATGCAACGTTAtttaacattcttttttttatgtatgTCATTAATGTAGTTGAAGTATgtaatgaataaaatttcaaatctcAATTATTAGAGTGTCTTAAAATGtacttttttgtaaaaaaatcttTTGATGTTTTTCtccataataatatttttctatgtTATACGAATTGTGGACGATATTCTGTCCAAACGCAAACGACGGTCAGTTAATGAAGGAGTTTGTCTGCAAATTCAACTTCAGATTTTTCGAGAACAAGAGAGAAAACCACACTCTCCTTCCTTTTTGACTCTCCAAAGTTCTCTGTAGTACCGAACTCACGCATGCAGTTTCTATATTAGTGTATGTAGTAGTGGGGGAAATTCAATATGGCGCTCTGTAGTCCGAAATGCGCAATGTAGTCACTATGCCTAGTATCGGTGATACCAAATTAAACTGCAAAATGGTCAGAATTCCCCTCTATaaacatacatatattaatGCATGAGCTGTGTGTAGACAAGTTTGACAGTGTAAGTATGTATTTACATAGCTCGGATTATAGGTGACAAAAAATCTGGAAATTTGATATGTCGATATTATTTGCTATCGATCAACTACTATCGATACTAATCGATATATCGACACTAACATTGATACTAACTGATATATCGATACTAAGATATTTCAACCgtacttttttaaatttatttaaaaacatgGGGTTTTCCAAgagtttcaattaaatttttgtaaattctattttctacaaaaattgtatttatattaaaaacacAAAAGAAAATCTTATGTAACCAGTATTTGTTTGGTTGActatttagaaatattaattGGCTATACTTTATTCTGGACAAACGATTTATTCTTTGAATTAATATTGATTCTGCTTTCCATAATTATCTTTTTCTGACAACACTGATATCGCCTGATAGGTAAGAAATATTTTAGAACCACAGTATATAAATTTGGGTGTACATACTGATTTTGGTTCTTTCTAAACTTCAAGTAGATTTTacttaaaatctaaataaataaagaaaaaaaacttatGTATTTTATAATGAGAGAAAAACGCAATCGTGAAATATCTGCAACTTGgtataataaatgtaattagTTCTCTATCAAGACTTGATGAAGATAAAATGGAACATAATTGAGGAAGATACCATACAAACCATGGTGTTGACTTTAGACCTATATGAGTTGGATATGAAACTCTAGAAGATGTTCAGTCTCCTGTATACCCTGCCTGTGTACATTATCTTGTGCGTGATTTGAttactttcaaaatattaattctcATTGTATTTAGTTTTGATTCCTACCCTTAAGAGCGCTATAACTTTATTCTAATCTAAATTGATAATGTTGGAAATGATACGGAAATGGTAAATGGTTTGGCATGCCATATTCTCCTTAAACAGAACAAATCAATGGAACTTTGTGTACACAAGTACATAATAATgttgttcaaatatttgcaGCGTACGTGTTAAATGTTATGTTACTCATGAATGGAGCAAATAATATACAAACTATTCAAAACAATTAATAATTGTCTTTTATTTAAGATGTatggaaaatttattctttatGATATATATACTAATCGTAATTAGCTCGTAGTTTTATTTTCTTCACTTTCAACCGCATACATTTGCAAATTTAAGCAATCAGTTTTAATAGTTTTCAGTGGAAGTAATTTTGCATTAGTCATTTCGAGAGCATTTTCATTAATAATCCATGGGAAATCTTCACAATTAGGATTTCCACTTAAAGCAACATGTGCAGTTTCAtatgtttgaatttcgatagAGAAGGTTGAGTCTTCTGGCAATGGTTTCAGGTATGCTTCGCACATagataattttaaacaaattgtccTAAGTGCTTCTtctgtttttaaataatatggatcttttctataaaaattactAAATTAAATAAGTTTCACCTTAcagttaataaattattaaagagAAGACATACTCTGTagaatttatttgtaatttgaGAAGGTCAAAAACAAATTTCTCAATTGGCTGTTTGTTTTTGTTGTAGAAGACCAGGTTGACCATCTTCACACTATTTTCATCTTCCTTTACCAGTTCTCTGATAGCATTTAGAACATTTTTTAAGTATTCCTTTAGTTCTGGATGTTTggaaacatataccgttgtatcatatattttcttctttacaaAAATTTCTCCAGGATATAAATGTCTGAAGAACAATATATGATTAAACGCTACTTCCAGAAATTCTAACAGAATATCACTGCCAACTGTAAGTAAATtttattgatttattatttgttattttattatttctacttTTTTAAATAGTATTTACCTATTTTATCTTGAGACATTTTTGACTATACTTTCAGGTACACAACAATATGGATGGAAATTTAAAGGTGTTTAAAAAgattttgttttataattaataaatttgtatGTTTTAATAGATCTAAACAATAGAAATAATGTGCAAATTGAATAATACATCTATTAAGTGTAGCatattttatgtataaatttaaatatttaataattgttgACCTAATGAGattttaatattgtacataGAATAAAAAGTTACTTCAATTTTAGAATTTGTAATTTATCATTGAACaacgttaattttatttctttatttgtaaCTAAAACATATTTTTGGttccaaataaaaaaattagaattatgttgtggtaaatattacaataaattattcTTCAAGAACAAATTTCTATTAGTTTCGATGTATTGTATTATTTAGCGATTGATTTGACGCGCGCCTTGAGAGAAACCGATTGCATATGGCGAACGGTGTACATCAGACGTTTGTGGTGTTTTGATGATACTTTTTTTATCTATTCGCGAAAAGTATTAATAGATACTAGTGCTAAGTGAATTCGTAAACGTGATAAGTTTCTTTTACAACCAGATAATGTTGTAGGAGAAGAACAGAATGTTGTAAAGATTGTAGCGGCGTTTTTCATAACCTCGAAAAGCAACAACGAACTATACTTTCGTGCAGGTATAAAACCAACGATTTTTTAGACACACGAAATTGTTCATATATCAGATATTTCTTACTAGTCAAATAGGTCACCCACGTTTGTTCTTTTACCGCTATCTTTGATTAGAGAATTTTAGTGAAATCGATTGTATCAAGTGCCACTTTCGTTCCATTTTTATTTTGCTAGTGAATCGCGATTTTCTCATGGCGCGAAATGAAACGCGTTCTCCATTGAATGTGATATGCGTTGCATaccgagaacaatttttcgcaagattttcagataaaaatatttattttaataaaaataaaggacGTGTCATTCTTAGGATTATATGGTGTTTCTTCCTGGTTTACTTTTTTGCAAAATTGTAAATGATGAAATGTCTAGACatcgtaaaatataattacatgTTGGAAGCTATAAAATTATGTGATCCCTTTTTCATACAAAATTAAGAATATACAAATTGTAAACAAgttcaataaattataaaatttgtaaattagaaGCAACTACTTTATTTCATAATTAAGATTTAGGTTAATGTTTTAGATAAAAATGCCGCCAGCAAAGAAGACTGATTTAGATAAATTAGCATGGGCTTGGGTAGAAGGTGTTTTACCAGAACAAATAGAAAGGATACACTTGGAAACTGCTTACAGGATAAGTTTAAAAACATGTAAAAATTGCAAGTAAGTTATACATGTGTTCGTTGAAAACATGTcgatctttttaaaaatattttgaagtaaATGTCTTGTTTTCAGGCGTAATTGCACAAATAATCCACAATGTCTaaccggactaggggaagaaAAGTATATGAAATCGCAACCTGTAGAAGTAATGTCTTTAGAAAGTTCTTTATCCGAATTGCGGGATCCTACCGAGTATGTTGGCTTAAAGAATCTAGGTGCAACTTGTTATGTTAACAGTTTAATTCAAATGTGGTTTCACAATGAAGATATGAGGTATGTTTTCGCAATTAGCTAGATTCAGTTAATGTATTTGCAATGAAATTATTCGCGGGTATTAGTTCTGAAATGCAATTTGATATTTTCAGGAGGATAATATACAAGTGGAACATCACAGACGATCCAGAAGAAAGGGAAGCTGTATGTCAAGCTCAGAAGG is a genomic window containing:
- the Tmf gene encoding TATA element modulatory factor isoform X4, whose translation is MQNNVVAYSICIITNILTSKYRIFCVLRRTIFYSALIQQRMSWFDATGFANLAKSALKEAQKTIDKALDIKDEDQKLVEGCTEDTSDFFSSWGLKNDEDVDRHPKNKDSKQEATSSIWGSFTGSFFESPKFNEEENGQNRITHSKSLQSTSIGNEQKTKLKYSSSLPENFKSKSSSLQSDSKCTSKDGKEKDTVVEIPNDPSQDITSTSPDSLKPSDPLDKIVSENATSNMPDKMKHSPSSNMEKYDWIVQSFDEDIIVTHDQNSKPESDKMEIYESNSSSDGHVLDRMSYMSSENDKKSLESVEILGSRSNTDCTTTPESDGNSLSNSASPSATGAKMNSESVEILPDSPVTSPSSVEILGDWKSDSSPYLSPIDPRRTESSSILDRGDSVTPCWEDSSVAQIRNKEGNQTYSSSSDISPYESPVEEAKTSRDESCTSSLDSTPSTGTYPGETSSYLNKTLSTSGGYNMKSFTSENVEVIPYPDEPDEVSLAEDSYTSASESTVTTILETFQQKEQTKGIIDISANISSSGKMHDSCSDDKQALMKSCTDVGLNLSLDTLKEKHNLHLSIEAITTQPIRKLTEYLDGTGRRSETDRKSFGRLINSTIEPAEPESKRYPADEIVLPHPLKSDTLEVVDQPVMLTDSSCEGTLIESSSEDNPSLLHKTEGKILETPLTASSYVKTMLADAMIEKSENIEIEGQVTDMARENSPISSERFDLVKIGSDQTSGHTSGDELETTTSSDIEIISSPNGDSSPTQSRQSLSKLQSAKGSDLLTKTLKARGHSRELSEISVESDEGNLEIETLLKRVQEMTEILEARESKLLDVSRMNMELHEQNSNLKKQLDNFEKHAEQSQHLNQIADEYTQRLSALERKFQQAIRERDSLRKNLEQLKVEAATRLSSQEMFTLSAEKDETIKELREEGEKLSKQQLQHSNIIKKLRVKEKENDALIKSQKEQIEEQISELERLKRLLHAKEEVERSQIEAVHTLTAKTKKQKKDILTLQDKLDYALQKVDVYKKSLDAAKIDLAETKKLLAATEAELKDATNSAGESCQLLAQVEELKVKLRESEETCVKKEKFHKYENSQLLERLEAAEARSEELSQLVSMATKPLLRQLEQLQANLTHKSNSFMKQEKVLSGKNIELQTKVENLLEMERYLKEENINVNSKISQLESKLAGKEFERTLLQKSYDELIIEKEKLMEQNVRYRQTIESLEQSHSSQIMELNREIEALQNKLAVEKAATDAEKRKNRAISEQQRNIDCNEQLSSNTAIEEDSVNPTNSVWPLCDSVTEDSTERCATVLDRIDSIRAGSSSTSIFENLQAQSKQKDGEIQQLQWELSRRNAERDALNAELSTLTLKIEELNNKVSNVTILNESLQEIQTRYDALLQMYGEKMEENQELRLDLADIKEMYKTQIDQLLKRDT
- the Tmf gene encoding TATA element modulatory factor isoform X2 encodes the protein MQNNVVAYSICIITNILTSKYRIFCVLRRTIFYSALIQQRMSWFDATGFANLAKSALKEAQKTIDKALDIKDEDQKLVEGCTEDTSDFFSSWGLKNDEDVDRHPKNKDSKQEATSSIWGSFTGSFFESPKFNEEENGQNRITHSKSLQSTSIGNEQKTKLKYSSSLPENFKSKSSSLQSDSKCTSKDGKEKDTVVEIPNDPSQDITSTSPDSLKPSDPLDKIVSENATSNMPDKMKHSPSSNMEKYDWIVQSFDEDIIVTHDQNSKPESDKMEIYESNSSSDGHVLDRMSYMSSENDKKSLESVEILGSRSNTDCTTTPESDGNSLSNSASPSATGAKMNSESVEILPDSPVTSPSSVEILGDWKSDSSPYLSPIDPRRTESSSILDRGDSVTPCWEDSSVAQIRNKEGNQTYSSSSDISPYESPVEEAKTSRDESCTSSLDSTPSTGTYPGETSSYLNKTLSTSGGYNMKSFTSENVEVIPYPDEPDEVSLAEDSYTSASESTVTTILETFQQKEQTKGIIDISANISSSGKMHDSCSDDKQALMKSCTDVGLNLSLDTLKEKHNLHLSIEAITTQPIRKLTEYLDGTGRRSETDRKSFGRLINSTIEPAEPESKRYPADEIVLPHPLKSDTLEVVDQPVMLTDSSCEGTLIESSSEDNPSLLHKTEGKILETPLTASSYVKTMLADAMIEKSENIEIEGQVTDMARENSPISSERFDLVKIGSDQTSGHTSGDELETTTSSDIEIISRYSPNGDSSPTQSRQSLSKLQSAKGSDLLTKTLKARGHSRELSEISVESDEGNLEIETLLKRVQEMTEILEARESKLLDVSRMNMELHEQNSNLKKQLDNFEKHAEQSQHLNQIADEYTQRLSALERKFQQAIRERDSLRKNLEQLKVEAATRLSSQEMFTLSAEKDETIKELREEGEKLSKQQLQHSNIIKKLRVKEKENDALIKSQKEQIEEQISELERLKRLLHAKEEVERSQIEAVHTLTAKTKKQKKDILTLQDKLDYALQKVDVYKKSLDAAKIDLAETKKLLAATEAELKDATNSAGESCQLLAQVEELKVKLRESEETCVKKEKFHKYENSQLLERLEAAEARSEELSQLVSMATKPLLRQLEQLQANLTHKSNSFMKQEKVLSGKNIELQTKVENLLEMERYLKEENINVNSKISQLESKLAGKEFERTLLQKSYDELIIEKEKLMEQNVRYRQTIESLEQSHSSQIMELNREIEALQNKLAVEKAATDAEKRKNRAISEQQRNIDCNEQLSSNTAIEEDSVNPTNSVWPLCDSVTEDSTERCATVLDRIDSIRAGSSSTSIFENLQAQSKQKDGEIQQLQWELSRRNAERDALNAELSTLTLKIEELNNKVSNVTILNESLQEIQTRYDALLQMYGEKMEENQELRLDLADIKEMYKTQIDQLLKRDT